A window of the Microtus pennsylvanicus isolate mMicPen1 chromosome 4, mMicPen1.hap1, whole genome shotgun sequence genome harbors these coding sequences:
- the LOC142848264 gene encoding zinc finger protein with KRAB and SCAN domains 3-like, protein MAREPQASAALIAPSAEEGGGLLVVNVEQEEVSSLAEEASWLSFPASDRSRKRFRAFRYPEAAGPRQALSRLRELCRQWLRPDMHSKEQILELLVLEQFLTILPRELQAWVREQHPDSGEEVVALLEYLERQLDETPPQVPNGEWSRERLCCNGALLKPSQNSQSSHSQTRKSPLKHSSQESSECSPLQARGVEMKTETTGLPPVEEYTEQKPEQPVSVLAGDTVQIPAGAEASEQEGKLQATQTNAAKNRRHYCHECGKSFAQSSGLTKHKRIHTGEKPYECEDCGKTFIGSSALVIHQRVHTGEKPYECEECGKVFSHSSNLIKHQRTHTGEKPYECDDCGKTFTQSCSLIEHHKIHTGEKPFQCNLCGKAFRRSSHLLRHQRIHGAKTAPKSLPGEVWRSQSKVESQRDGTETPVIHQCNECERSFIQNRSLIEHKKIHTGEKPYQCNTCGKGFTRTSYLVQHQRSHVGKKIASQ, encoded by the exons ATGGCTAGAGAGCCACAGGCGAGCGCAGCCCTAATCGCTCCATCGGCAGAAGAGGGGGGTGGGCTTCTGGTGGTGAACGTGGAACAGGAAGAGGTCTCCTCCTTGGCAGAGGAGGCCAGTTGGCTGAGCTTCCCTGCATCCGACCGCTCCCGCAAGCGCTTCCGCGCTTTCCGCTACCCAGAGGCTGCTGGACCCCGGCAGGCGCTTAGCCGGCTCCGAGAGCTCTGCAGACAGTGGCTGCGGCCAGATATGCACAGCAAAGAGCAGATTCTGGAGctgctggtgctggagcagttCCTGACCATCCTGCCAAGGGAGCTGCAGGCCTGGGTGCGCGAGCAGCACCCCGACagcggggaggaggtggtggcgcTGTTGGAGTACTTGGAGAGGCAGCTGGACGAGACGCCTCCACAG GTCCCAAATGGCGAATGGAGTCGAGAACGTCTCTGCTGCAACGGGGCATTGTTGAAGCCATCCCAGAACTCACAAAGTAGCCACTCCCAGACAAGGAAGAGTCCACTCAAGCATTCATCTCAGGAATCTTCAGAGTGTTCACCCTTACAAGCAAGAG GTGTGGAAATGAAGACTGAAACCACGGGCTTGCCTCCAGTTGAGGAGTACACAGAACAAAAGCCCGAGCAGCCAGTGAGCGTCCTGGCAGGAGACACTGTTCAGATTCCTGCAGGTGCAGAAGCCAGTGAACAGGAAGGCAAGTTACAGGCAACACAGACGAACGCCGCAAAGAACAGGCGACACTATTGCCATGAATGTGGGAAGAGTTTTGCTCAAAGTTCAGGCCTGACCAAACACAAGAgaatccacactggagagaagccctacgAGTGCGAAGACTGTGGGAAGACCTTCATTGGGAGCTCCGCCCTTGTCATTCATCAGCGGGTTCACACTGGTGAGAAGCCATATGAGTGTGAAGAATGTGGCAAGGTCTTCAGTCACAGCTCAAACCTCATCAAGCACCAGCGAACCCACACCGGGGAAAAGCCCTACGAGTGTGATGACTGTGGGAAGACCTTCACCCAGAGCTGCAGCCTCATTGAGCATCACAAAATCCACACCGGGGAGAAGCCGTTCCAGTGCAACTTGTGTGGCAAAGCCTTTAGGCGTAGCTCACATCTCTTGAGACACCAGAGGATCCACGGGGCTAAAACTGCTCCCAAGTCTTTGCCTGGAGAGGTTTGGAGAAGTCAGAGTAAGGTGGAAAGCCAGCGGGATGGTACTGAAACTCCCGTGATTCACCAGTGCAATGAGTGTGAGAGAAGCTTCATTCAGAATCGAAGTCTTATCGAACATAAAAAAATCCACACTGGCGAGAAGCCCTACCAGTGTAACACATGTGGAAAAGGCTTTACCCGAACTTCATACCTTGTTCAACATCAGAGAAGCCACGTGGGGAAAAAGATTGCATCACAGTGA